A stretch of Dyella sp. BiH032 DNA encodes these proteins:
- the gndA gene encoding NADP-dependent phosphogluconate dehydrogenase: MSRPPLEQPVIGVVGMAVMGRNLALNIESRGHTVAIYNRSREKTDEVMAEHADRRLVPTYSMQAFVDALQKPRRILLMVKAGDATDATIAELKPLLDKGDVLIDGGNTFFQDTIRRERELSAAGLHFIGTGVSGGEEGALRGPSIMPGGPHDAYDLVAPVLTEIAARAPDGEPCVAYMGPNGAGHYVKMVHNGIEYGDMQLIAESYAVLKQVLGLSNEELDKVYADWNQGELDSYLIAITADIFGKKDPDTGKDMVDIILDRAAQKGTGKWTSQSALDLGVPLPLITESVFARLLSALKDERVAASKQLTGPVPKQFEGNRAAFIESVRRALYLSKIVSYAQGFAQLRAASDEYKWNLPYGTIAKIFRAGCIIRARFLQKITDAYAHDAALANLLLDPYFRDIATQYQQALRDVVAAAVQAGVAVPGFASAIAYYDSYRAERLPANLVQAQRDYFGAHTFERIDRPGSFHADWS; this comes from the coding sequence ATGAGTCGTCCCCCGCTCGAGCAACCCGTCATCGGCGTCGTCGGCATGGCAGTCATGGGCCGCAACCTCGCGCTCAACATCGAGAGCCGCGGCCATACCGTCGCCATCTACAACCGCAGCCGCGAGAAGACCGACGAGGTCATGGCCGAGCACGCCGACCGGCGGCTGGTCCCCACCTATTCCATGCAGGCGTTCGTCGATGCACTGCAGAAGCCGCGCCGCATCCTGCTGATGGTCAAGGCCGGCGATGCCACCGATGCGACCATCGCCGAACTCAAGCCGCTGCTCGACAAGGGCGACGTGCTGATCGATGGCGGCAACACGTTCTTCCAGGACACTATCCGCCGCGAACGCGAGCTGAGCGCCGCAGGGCTGCACTTCATCGGCACTGGCGTCTCCGGCGGCGAGGAAGGCGCGCTGCGCGGCCCCTCGATCATGCCCGGCGGCCCGCACGACGCGTATGACCTGGTCGCACCGGTGCTTACCGAGATCGCCGCCCGCGCCCCCGATGGCGAGCCCTGCGTCGCTTACATGGGCCCGAATGGCGCCGGGCACTACGTGAAGATGGTGCACAACGGCATCGAGTACGGCGACATGCAGCTGATCGCCGAAAGCTATGCCGTACTGAAGCAGGTGCTTGGCCTCTCCAACGAGGAGCTGGACAAGGTATACGCCGACTGGAACCAGGGCGAACTGGACAGCTATCTGATCGCCATCACTGCCGACATCTTCGGCAAGAAGGACCCGGATACCGGCAAGGACATGGTCGACATCATTCTCGACCGCGCCGCCCAGAAGGGCACCGGCAAATGGACCAGCCAGAGCGCACTGGATCTCGGCGTCCCGCTGCCGCTCATCACCGAATCCGTCTTCGCGCGCCTGCTGTCGGCATTGAAGGACGAACGAGTGGCGGCCAGTAAGCAATTGACCGGCCCGGTGCCGAAGCAGTTCGAAGGTAACCGCGCGGCCTTCATCGAATCGGTGCGGCGCGCGCTTTACCTCAGCAAGATCGTCTCGTATGCGCAGGGCTTCGCGCAGCTGCGTGCCGCGTCCGACGAGTACAAGTGGAACCTCCCCTACGGCACCATCGCGAAGATCTTCCGCGCCGGCTGCATCATCCGCGCACGCTTCCTGCAGAAGATCACCGATGCCTATGCGCACGATGCTGCGCTGGCCAATCTGTTGCTGGACCCTTACTTCCGCGACATCGCTACGCAGTACCAGCAGGCGCTGCGCGACGTCGTCGCCGCGGCGGTGCAAGCTGGCGTGGCGGTACCGGGCTTCGCCTCGGCCATCGCTTACTACGACAGCTACCGCGCCGAACGACTCCCGGCGAACCTGGTGCAGGCCCAGCGCGACTATTTCGGCGCGCACACCTTCGAGCGCATCGACCGGCCCGGCAGCTTCCATGCCGACTGGTCGTAA
- a CDS encoding Gldg family protein, whose protein sequence is MMRGFRRLDGWLFAAVLFAAAGAIGYLTYRHDLVADWSHEGRSSLSPESRAVLDTLHGPVEIVSYANPQGDLRQTVSAFMERYQRFKRDLTVRFIDPQQDPAKMRELGITVDGALILHYQNREERLDELSERSLTNALERLARGGERLVAFVTGDGERRADGKANADVSTFMAQLENRGMRAVPLNFSQVTAVPQHTDLVVLASPTLALPQGAVKALTDYVAGGGNLLWLTEPANEDLGLQPLADALGMHILPGVLVDGQGAALGLKDPRMITLGDYPPHAITRGLTLTTLFPQVSALALSRKGDWEVKPFLRSSAQSWTEFQPIDNAQASNIRYDADAGELKGPLDFGLAFTRLSPSPDKSEQRVAVIGDGDFLSNTFLGNGGNRALGERVFDWVLGDDALVNLPPRGAPDRALQISQGQLNAVTFGFLIGLPVVLLALGGLIAWRRRRA, encoded by the coding sequence CTGATGCGCGGTTTCAGACGTCTGGACGGCTGGCTGTTCGCCGCAGTCCTGTTCGCCGCCGCAGGCGCGATCGGCTATCTCACCTACCGGCATGACCTGGTGGCCGATTGGAGCCACGAAGGCCGCTCCAGCCTCTCGCCTGAAAGCCGCGCCGTGCTCGATACGCTGCATGGCCCGGTGGAGATCGTCAGCTACGCCAACCCGCAGGGCGACCTCCGCCAGACCGTGAGCGCATTCATGGAGCGCTACCAGCGCTTCAAGCGCGACCTCACGGTGCGCTTCATCGATCCCCAGCAAGACCCGGCAAAGATGCGCGAGCTGGGCATCACCGTCGACGGCGCCCTGATCCTGCATTACCAGAATCGCGAAGAGCGCTTGGACGAGCTGTCCGAGCGCAGCCTCACCAACGCGCTGGAACGCCTCGCACGCGGCGGCGAGCGGCTCGTGGCCTTCGTCACCGGCGATGGCGAACGCCGCGCGGACGGCAAGGCCAACGCGGACGTCAGTACGTTCATGGCGCAGCTGGAAAACCGCGGCATGCGCGCCGTGCCGCTCAACTTCTCCCAGGTCACCGCGGTACCGCAGCACACGGACCTCGTCGTGCTCGCCAGCCCCACCCTCGCCTTGCCGCAAGGAGCGGTCAAGGCGCTCACCGATTACGTCGCCGGTGGCGGCAACCTGCTGTGGCTGACCGAGCCGGCCAACGAGGACCTCGGCCTGCAACCGCTCGCCGATGCGCTCGGCATGCACATCCTGCCCGGCGTGCTGGTCGACGGGCAAGGCGCGGCGCTCGGGCTGAAGGATCCGCGCATGATCACGCTGGGCGATTACCCCCCGCATGCGATCACGCGCGGCCTCACGCTCACCACGCTGTTTCCGCAGGTATCCGCGCTGGCGCTGTCGCGCAAAGGCGATTGGGAAGTGAAACCCTTCCTGCGCTCCTCGGCGCAGAGCTGGACGGAATTCCAGCCCATCGACAATGCGCAGGCGTCGAATATCCGCTACGACGCCGACGCCGGGGAGCTGAAAGGCCCGCTCGATTTCGGCCTGGCCTTCACCCGGCTGTCGCCCAGCCCGGACAAGAGCGAACAGCGCGTCGCCGTGATCGGCGACGGCGATTTCCTTTCGAATACGTTCCTCGGCAACGGCGGCAATCGCGCGCTGGGCGAACGGGTGTTCGACTGGGTGCTCGGCGACGACGCGCTGGTCAACCTGCCCCCGCGCGGCGCACCGGACCGGGCGCTGCAGATCAGCCAGGGGCAACTGAACGCGGTGACCTTCGGCTTCCTCATCGGGCTCCCGGTCGTGCTGCTTGCGCTCGGCGGCCTGATTGCATGGCGCCGGCGCCGGGCATGA
- a CDS encoding ABC transporter permease, with amino-acid sequence MSSIFSVARLELRRLLVRPLAWVLAALSLAQLAWRFVLLLGSFLDNQVKLAGMPGGPGYTDLVGVPLLGSTLTMGMLPFGLTELALLIVPLITMSTLAGDRANGTLPLLSATGTSPSAIVLGKYLAVLLWLMAWLALTVAMPLSLAHGTHLDWGKFGAAVLGLALTLAALGAIGIACSSFASLPAVAATASLMLGLALFTANLAAQKAGIGNGFWNWLSLSTHLEALLRGLVSSADVIWFLLVIALALALAVRRLSTDKERG; translated from the coding sequence ATGAGTTCGATTTTCTCGGTCGCCCGCCTGGAGCTGCGTCGCCTGCTCGTGCGCCCGCTGGCGTGGGTGCTGGCCGCGCTTTCGCTGGCCCAGCTCGCCTGGCGGTTCGTCCTGCTACTAGGCAGTTTTCTCGACAACCAGGTGAAGCTCGCGGGCATGCCGGGCGGCCCGGGCTATACGGATCTGGTCGGCGTGCCGCTGCTGGGCAGCACATTGACCATGGGCATGCTTCCATTCGGACTGACCGAGCTGGCGCTGCTGATCGTGCCGCTGATCACCATGTCGACCCTGGCCGGCGACCGCGCGAACGGCACCTTGCCGCTGCTGTCGGCGACGGGTACCTCGCCGTCGGCCATCGTGCTCGGCAAATACCTGGCGGTGCTGCTGTGGCTGATGGCCTGGCTGGCACTCACCGTCGCCATGCCGCTGAGCCTGGCGCACGGCACGCATCTGGACTGGGGCAAGTTCGGCGCGGCGGTGCTGGGGCTGGCACTCACGCTCGCCGCGCTGGGCGCGATCGGTATCGCGTGCTCCTCGTTCGCCTCGCTGCCCGCGGTGGCCGCCACCGCTAGCCTGATGCTCGGCCTGGCGCTGTTCACCGCCAACCTCGCCGCGCAGAAGGCAGGCATCGGCAACGGCTTCTGGAACTGGCTGTCGCTGAGCACGCACTTGGAGGCGTTGCTGCGCGGCCTGGTATCGAGCGCCGATGTGATCTGGTTCTTACTGGTGATCGCCCTGGCCCTGGCCCTGGCGGTTCGCCGGCTGTCCACCGACAAGGAGCGCGGCTGA
- a CDS encoding ABC transporter ATP-binding protein produces MTLPHPLLKLDQVQRHRAGRPAVERLSLVLDRGEILGLLGVNGAGKSTTLAMIAGALRPDEGLIELDGQDFSESPELARQLIGWLPERAPHWPELTVLEHLQAHGRLRGLHGSALKQACDRTVERLELGPLLRRLAGVLSQGQRQRLGLACALLHRPALLVLDEPANALDPVQVSALRTVIREEAAAGAAVILSTHLLAETTAVCDRVAILHEGRLRHDAALGGDHQALEKTFFDIAMNGRDKAA; encoded by the coding sequence ATGACTCTGCCACACCCCCTGTTAAAGCTTGATCAGGTCCAGCGCCATCGTGCCGGACGCCCTGCCGTGGAGCGTCTCAGCCTGGTGCTGGACAGGGGGGAAATCCTTGGCCTGCTTGGCGTCAACGGGGCCGGCAAGTCCACCACGTTGGCGATGATCGCGGGCGCGCTTCGGCCCGACGAGGGCTTGATCGAGCTGGATGGCCAGGATTTTTCAGAATCGCCTGAGCTCGCCCGGCAGCTCATCGGCTGGCTGCCGGAACGTGCCCCGCATTGGCCGGAACTGACGGTCTTGGAACATCTGCAGGCGCATGGTCGCCTGCGCGGCCTGCATGGAAGCGCACTCAAGCAGGCTTGCGACCGCACGGTCGAACGGCTGGAACTCGGCCCGCTGCTGCGCCGCCTTGCCGGCGTGCTGTCCCAAGGCCAGCGCCAACGGCTGGGACTGGCTTGCGCACTTCTGCACAGACCCGCGCTACTGGTCCTGGATGAGCCCGCCAATGCGCTCGATCCTGTGCAGGTGTCGGCCCTGCGCACGGTGATCCGGGAGGAAGCCGCCGCCGGTGCGGCGGTCATCCTTTCCACGCACCTGCTCGCCGAGACGACAGCCGTATGCGATCGCGTGGCGATCCTGCACGAAGGCCGCCTGCGTCACGATGCCGCGCTCGGCGGCGATCACCAGGCGCTCGAAAAGACCTTCTTCGACATCGCCATGAACGGACGGGACAAGGCCGCATGA
- a CDS encoding fatty acid desaturase, which yields MLDAVLNFLSNGLTGAGWVAMLVYLLVMTQLTIFTVTLYLHRSQTHRGVDFHPALANFFRFWGWLTTGMVVKEWVAVHRKHHAKVETEEDPHSPQIYGIKKVFWDGVSLYREASYNKADLEKYGRGTPDDWFERKLFGGHPYWGPSLMLIINLALFGVIGAAIWAVQMIWIPFWAAGFVNGIGHWWGYRNFESADTATNLSPWGVWIGGEELHNNHHAFPSSAKFALRKWEFDIGWAVICGLRAVGLAKVLRVAPTLDVRPNVHLPDAETLKAVLTHRFQAMTDFYRGVIVPTLRDEAQHAGESLKAMPRRMRRALADGGRWLDNEGRERLQAALAKRPTLRVVCDFRTRLAELMEQRGAEQTLKGLQQWIAEAEQSGIRVLQDFAQRLKTYAVSAA from the coding sequence ATGCTCGATGCAGTGCTGAACTTCCTGTCCAACGGCCTCACCGGGGCCGGCTGGGTTGCCATGCTGGTCTACCTGCTGGTCATGACGCAGCTCACCATTTTCACGGTGACGCTGTATCTGCATCGCAGCCAGACCCATCGCGGCGTGGACTTCCATCCCGCGCTCGCCAACTTCTTCCGCTTCTGGGGCTGGCTCACCACCGGCATGGTGGTGAAGGAGTGGGTGGCGGTGCACCGCAAGCACCACGCCAAGGTCGAGACCGAGGAAGACCCGCATAGCCCGCAGATCTACGGCATCAAGAAGGTGTTCTGGGACGGCGTGTCGCTGTACCGCGAGGCCAGCTACAACAAGGCCGACCTCGAGAAGTACGGCCGCGGCACGCCGGACGACTGGTTCGAGCGCAAGCTGTTCGGCGGCCATCCGTACTGGGGTCCGTCGCTGATGCTGATCATCAACCTGGCGCTGTTCGGCGTGATCGGTGCGGCGATCTGGGCTGTGCAGATGATCTGGATTCCGTTCTGGGCCGCCGGCTTCGTCAACGGCATCGGCCATTGGTGGGGCTATCGCAACTTCGAGAGCGCCGACACCGCGACGAACCTGTCGCCGTGGGGCGTGTGGATCGGCGGCGAAGAGCTGCACAACAACCACCACGCCTTCCCGAGCTCGGCTAAGTTCGCGCTGCGCAAGTGGGAGTTCGACATCGGCTGGGCCGTGATCTGCGGCCTGCGCGCGGTGGGCTTGGCCAAGGTGCTGCGCGTGGCGCCGACCCTGGACGTGCGCCCGAACGTGCACCTGCCCGATGCCGAAACCCTGAAGGCCGTGCTCACGCACCGCTTCCAGGCCATGACCGACTTCTACCGTGGCGTGATCGTGCCGACCCTGCGCGACGAGGCCCAGCATGCCGGCGAGAGCCTCAAGGCCATGCCGCGCCGCATGCGCCGCGCCCTCGCCGACGGCGGCCGCTGGCTGGACAACGAAGGCCGCGAGCGCCTGCAGGCCGCACTGGCCAAGCGCCCGACCTTGCGCGTGGTGTGCGACTTCCGCACCCGCCTGGCGGAGCTGATGGAACAGCGCGGCGCCGAGCAGACCCTCAAGGGCCTGCAGCAGTGGATTGCCGAAGCCGAGCAGAGCGGTATCCGCGTGCTGCAGGACTTCGCGCAGCGGCTGAAGACTTACGCGGTCAGTGCGGCTTGA
- a CDS encoding DUF4166 domain-containing protein: MSPPALFPSLIGPVEWSRLAEPVRRMHGGTASLRAHGQAQVDGAEHLFARVLRRVLGLPEPEPEPGPAQAITLTIERAGSREIWTRHFASRRMRSTLDANGESGRLCERLGPVAFSFELRRVDDSIDWVLCEGRLLGVRLPRAVFGSVFSRSMAEHGRYLFHIDTRLPLVGRLVSYRGWLEVEG; the protein is encoded by the coding sequence ATGTCGCCCCCGGCGCTCTTCCCCTCGTTGATCGGTCCCGTCGAATGGTCGCGGCTGGCCGAGCCGGTCCGGCGCATGCATGGCGGAACGGCGTCGCTGCGTGCGCACGGGCAGGCGCAGGTGGATGGTGCGGAGCATCTCTTCGCGCGCGTGCTGCGGCGCGTGCTGGGCTTGCCGGAGCCGGAGCCGGAGCCGGGTCCGGCGCAGGCGATCACGCTGACCATCGAGCGCGCAGGATCACGTGAAATCTGGACGCGCCATTTCGCGAGTCGTCGCATGCGTTCGACGCTGGACGCGAACGGAGAAAGTGGCCGCCTGTGCGAGCGCCTGGGGCCGGTAGCCTTCTCTTTCGAGCTACGTCGCGTGGACGATTCGATCGACTGGGTGCTGTGCGAAGGCCGCCTGCTGGGCGTGCGTCTGCCGCGCGCGGTGTTCGGCAGCGTGTTTTCGCGCAGCATGGCGGAGCACGGACGCTACCTTTTCCACATCGACACGCGATTGCCGCTGGTGGGGCGGCTGGTCAGCTATCGCGGCTGGTTGGAGGTGGAGGGGTGA
- the rpmG gene encoding 50S ribosomal protein L33: protein MSKSKSDKIRLISSAGTGHFYTTQKNKKNTPDKFEFKKYDPVVRKHVIYKEGKIK, encoded by the coding sequence ATGTCCAAGAGCAAGAGCGACAAGATCCGCCTGATCTCCTCGGCCGGCACCGGCCACTTCTACACCACGCAGAAGAACAAGAAGAACACGCCGGACAAATTCGAGTTCAAGAAGTACGACCCAGTTGTCCGCAAGCACGTGATCTACAAGGAAGGCAAGATCAAGTAA
- the rpmB gene encoding 50S ribosomal protein L28 — MARVCQVTGKGVRTGNNVSHANNKTRRRWLPNLHERRFWVASENRWVKLRVSNQALRTIDKKGIEAVIADLRARGEKI; from the coding sequence ATGGCCCGTGTATGCCAAGTCACCGGAAAGGGTGTGCGGACCGGCAACAACGTCTCGCATGCCAACAACAAGACCCGTCGCCGTTGGTTGCCGAACCTGCACGAGCGCCGCTTCTGGGTCGCCAGCGAGAACCGCTGGGTGAAACTGCGCGTCTCCAACCAGGCGCTGCGCACCATCGACAAGAAGGGCATCGAGGCCGTGATCGCCGACCTGCGTGCCCGCGGCGAGAAGATCTGA
- the secB gene encoding protein-export chaperone SecB: MADVNANGQAGQPQLVLQKIYVKDVSFEAPNAPHIFQEIGETDQQPQVQLNLGQQATELGNDLYEVVLSLTLTCTLGERTAYLAEVKQAGVFGVSGFSEADHAGIIGSYCPNLLFPYARQVISSLVMEGGFPPFLLQPINFDALYAEQQRRIAGGDEIPALNS; encoded by the coding sequence ATGGCAGACGTCAACGCCAACGGCCAGGCCGGCCAGCCGCAGCTGGTGCTGCAGAAGATCTACGTGAAGGACGTATCGTTCGAAGCGCCGAACGCCCCGCACATCTTCCAGGAGATCGGCGAGACCGACCAGCAGCCGCAGGTCCAGCTGAACCTGGGCCAGCAGGCCACCGAGCTGGGCAACGACCTGTACGAAGTGGTGCTCAGCCTCACCCTCACCTGCACGCTCGGCGAGCGCACCGCCTACCTGGCCGAAGTGAAGCAGGCCGGCGTGTTCGGCGTGTCCGGTTTCTCGGAAGCCGACCATGCCGGCATCATCGGCAGCTACTGCCCGAACCTGCTGTTCCCGTATGCGCGCCAGGTGATCTCCTCGCTGGTGATGGAAGGCGGCTTCCCGCCGTTCCTCCTGCAGCCGATCAACTTCGACGCGCTCTACGCCGAACAGCAGCGCCGCATCGCCGGCGGCGACGAGATCCCGGCCCTCAACAGCTGA
- a CDS encoding NAD(P)H-dependent glycerol-3-phosphate dehydrogenase → MAERPTLAVLGAGSWGTALAALTARNGVPTRLWGRDSHALAAMAETRQNQRYLPDIQLPAELRFESDLAAALRGAGVVLIVVPSHAFASMLDEIAPLLEPGAAIAWATKGFEPGTGRFLHELVAEKLPGRAAAVVTGPSFAKEVALGLPSAVTVHSDDEAFAQQLASMLHAPNFRAYSGGDVLGAELGGAMKNVLAVATGVADGMDLGLNARAGLITRGMNEMLRLGVALGARPETLMGLSGLGDLVLTCTGDLSRNRRLGLALGKGVAIDEAVRQIGQVVESVVTADEVARLAAKHGLDLPISGGVRAVLHGEVTPVEGLRALMSREQKPEYPQGLFGVA, encoded by the coding sequence ATGGCTGAACGTCCGACCCTGGCGGTCCTGGGCGCCGGCTCGTGGGGAACGGCGCTGGCCGCCCTGACCGCGCGCAATGGCGTCCCGACCCGGCTCTGGGGCCGGGATTCCCATGCGCTGGCGGCGATGGCCGAAACCCGGCAGAACCAGCGTTATCTGCCCGACATCCAGCTGCCGGCCGAACTGCGTTTCGAGAGCGACCTGGCCGCCGCCCTGCGCGGCGCCGGGGTCGTGCTGATCGTGGTCCCCAGCCACGCCTTCGCGTCCATGCTGGACGAGATCGCGCCGCTGCTCGAGCCAGGCGCCGCGATCGCCTGGGCTACCAAGGGCTTCGAGCCCGGCACCGGCCGCTTCCTGCACGAACTGGTGGCGGAAAAGCTACCGGGCCGCGCCGCGGCGGTGGTCACCGGGCCGTCCTTCGCCAAGGAAGTGGCGCTCGGGCTACCCAGCGCCGTCACGGTGCATTCCGACGACGAGGCCTTCGCGCAACAACTGGCCTCGATGCTGCACGCACCGAACTTCCGCGCCTACTCCGGCGGGGACGTGCTCGGCGCGGAACTGGGCGGCGCCATGAAGAACGTCCTGGCCGTGGCTACCGGCGTCGCCGATGGCATGGATCTGGGCCTCAATGCCCGCGCCGGCCTCATCACGCGCGGCATGAACGAAATGCTGCGCCTGGGCGTCGCGCTCGGGGCCCGGCCCGAGACCCTGATGGGTCTGTCCGGCCTGGGCGACCTCGTGCTCACCTGTACCGGCGATCTTTCCCGCAATCGCCGCCTGGGCCTCGCCCTCGGCAAGGGCGTGGCGATCGATGAGGCCGTACGCCAGATCGGCCAGGTGGTGGAAAGCGTCGTCACCGCGGACGAAGTGGCTCGCCTGGCCGCCAAGCACGGCCTGGACCTGCCGATCAGCGGCGGCGTGCGCGCCGTGCTGCACGGCGAGGTCACGCCGGTCGAAGGCCTGCGCGCACTGATGTCCCGCGAACAGAAGCCGGAATACCCGCAGGGCCTCTTCGGGGTCGCCTGA